The following proteins are encoded in a genomic region of Sorangiineae bacterium MSr12523:
- a CDS encoding OmpA family protein yields MTSHRILPQIVAASLLLGVAACGGSTQFQSAQAVAINGTPPPPPPAPPPPPEAPKPPPRVELRDNKIDFKEKIQFQVNKAIIKEESFSLLHDIAEVIKQNPQVKKISIEGHASAEGNPAANKKLSDARAKAVAEFLVKKEGVDAARLGSKGWGSEKPIASNDNEEGREKNRRVEFLVTEQEVTAKKVEIDPATGKERVIDEKKSLVEAPNAAPAPAADAAADSKKLNAGDAKKKPGAEGAAKKPDEHHKKGDAKKPEEKK; encoded by the coding sequence ATGACTTCCCATCGCATCCTGCCGCAAATCGTTGCGGCGTCGCTCTTGTTGGGTGTGGCTGCTTGCGGCGGCTCCACGCAATTCCAGTCGGCCCAAGCGGTCGCGATCAATGGGACGCCCCCGCCGCCTCCTCCCGCGCCGCCGCCGCCGCCGGAAGCCCCCAAGCCGCCCCCGCGCGTCGAACTGCGCGACAACAAGATCGACTTCAAAGAGAAGATCCAGTTCCAAGTGAACAAGGCGATCATCAAGGAGGAGAGCTTCTCCCTCCTGCATGACATTGCCGAGGTCATCAAGCAGAACCCGCAGGTCAAGAAGATCTCGATCGAGGGTCACGCCAGCGCCGAAGGCAACCCCGCAGCGAACAAGAAGCTGTCGGATGCCCGCGCGAAGGCCGTCGCCGAGTTCCTGGTCAAGAAGGAAGGCGTCGATGCCGCCCGTCTCGGGTCGAAGGGCTGGGGCTCCGAGAAGCCCATCGCCAGCAACGACAACGAGGAAGGGCGTGAGAAGAACCGCCGCGTCGAGTTCCTCGTCACCGAGCAGGAAGTGACCGCGAAGAAGGTCGAGATCGATCCCGCCACCGGCAAGGAGCGGGTCATCGACGAGAAGAAGAGCTTGGTCGAGGCGCCCAACGCGGCCCCCGCACCGGCTGCAGACGCGGCGGCCGACAGCAAGAAGCTGAATGCCGGCGACGCCAAGAAGAAGCCGGGTGCCGAGGGCGCGGCGAAGAAGCCCGACGAGCACCACAAGAAGGGCGATGCCAAGAAGCCGGAGGAGAAGAAGTGA
- a CDS encoding biopolymer transporter ExbD has translation MERLSAYQRSKIRRLSQPKELAPDEEGGELNIVPFLDIITNVMMFVLATITVTFTATIDSFPPRAGGSSARPPTTPTLGLTILVVPEGFSVKARGGNVAPGCDDVAPGLAVGKTGNEYDFAKLTACVQKLKASSPDFKDETSVTISGNPNIPYQTIISTIDAVRSVPDPSGKDVELFPDVSFGVAR, from the coding sequence ATGGAGAGACTGAGCGCCTATCAACGCAGCAAAATTCGGCGGTTGTCGCAGCCGAAGGAGCTCGCGCCCGATGAAGAGGGCGGAGAGCTCAACATCGTGCCGTTCTTGGACATCATCACGAACGTCATGATGTTCGTGCTCGCGACCATCACGGTCACGTTCACTGCGACGATCGATTCGTTCCCGCCGCGTGCGGGCGGCTCCTCGGCGCGCCCGCCGACGACGCCCACGTTGGGACTCACCATTTTGGTCGTTCCCGAGGGCTTCAGCGTCAAGGCACGCGGCGGCAACGTCGCGCCGGGTTGTGACGACGTCGCGCCCGGCCTGGCGGTGGGCAAGACGGGCAACGAGTACGATTTCGCGAAGCTGACGGCGTGCGTGCAGAAGCTGAAAGCGTCGTCTCCGGACTTCAAGGACGAGACGTCGGTGACCATCAGCGGGAATCCGAATATCCCTTATCAAACGATCATCAGCACCATCGATGCGGTGCGCAGCGTGCCCGATCCTTCGGGCAAAGACGTCGAACTGTTCCCCGACGTAAGCTTCGGGGTGGCAAGGTGA
- a CDS encoding AgmX/PglI C-terminal domain-containing protein, which produces MKSLLVIPAALAFVVGCSGAVRSPDVYRDDTRAALSAKDPDIRACYDDVLKSNPTAAGKVTVKFEVETEGGKIQNAAIDKANTTAPDPVSDCVTKNINGVAITPPDARKGEGTWVYEFAPPAGPAKG; this is translated from the coding sequence ATGAAATCGTTGCTAGTGATTCCCGCCGCCCTGGCCTTCGTCGTTGGTTGCTCCGGCGCCGTCCGCAGCCCCGACGTGTACCGTGACGACACCCGCGCTGCCCTCTCGGCGAAGGATCCCGACATCCGCGCCTGCTACGACGACGTCCTCAAGTCGAACCCCACGGCGGCCGGCAAGGTCACCGTGAAGTTCGAGGTCGAGACGGAAGGTGGCAAGATCCAGAACGCCGCGATCGACAAGGCCAACACCACGGCGCCCGATCCGGTCTCGGACTGCGTGACGAAGAACATCAACGGCGTCGCCATCACCCCGCCGGATGCGCGCAAGGGCGAGGGCACCTGGGTTTACGAGTTCGCCCCGCCGGCAGGTCCCGCCAAGGGCTGA
- a CDS encoding fumarylacetoacetate hydrolase family protein: MKLVTFRTQASPSERHGILEGDRIIDLETGFRWLEKDQGRAADRAAVVERYGQGLLGFIEHAEQARPAADELQRRAGEGKLPEAHEGSPLRVRASEATLLSPLPRPPSMRDGYAFRQHVETARRNRGVEMIPEFDLFPVFYFTNHQAVIGPGELRVLPKHLERLDFELEAAIVIGKRGRNVPAARADELIFGLTIMNDFSARVLQMEEMKLSLGPAKGKDFATALGPYLCTLDELTAQTTRTDKGNVFDLGMRAFVNDVQVSLGNVKDMNWTFAQILERASYGVTLFPGDVIGSGTCGTGCFLELNGSKITKDQWLRPGDRIALEIDGLGRLEHTVVLDDGACVIG, translated from the coding sequence ATGAAACTCGTCACCTTCCGCACGCAGGCATCTCCCTCCGAGCGCCACGGCATCCTCGAGGGCGATCGCATCATCGATTTGGAGACCGGCTTTCGCTGGCTCGAAAAGGACCAGGGACGGGCGGCCGATCGCGCCGCCGTGGTCGAGCGCTACGGGCAAGGGTTGCTCGGCTTCATCGAGCACGCCGAACAGGCGCGGCCCGCGGCGGACGAGCTTCAGCGGCGCGCAGGCGAGGGCAAGCTCCCCGAGGCGCACGAGGGATCGCCGCTGCGGGTACGCGCGTCGGAGGCCACGCTGCTCTCGCCGCTGCCCAGGCCCCCGTCGATGCGCGATGGGTACGCGTTCCGCCAGCACGTGGAGACGGCGCGCCGTAACCGCGGCGTGGAGATGATTCCCGAGTTCGATCTGTTCCCGGTGTTCTACTTCACGAACCACCAGGCGGTGATCGGCCCGGGCGAGCTTCGCGTGTTGCCGAAGCACCTCGAGCGGCTCGACTTCGAGTTGGAGGCGGCCATCGTCATCGGCAAGCGCGGACGCAACGTGCCCGCCGCACGCGCCGACGAGTTGATCTTCGGGCTCACCATCATGAACGACTTCTCCGCCCGCGTTCTGCAGATGGAGGAGATGAAGCTGTCGCTCGGCCCGGCCAAGGGGAAAGACTTTGCCACGGCGCTCGGGCCGTACCTCTGCACCTTGGACGAGCTGACGGCGCAGACCACGCGCACGGACAAGGGCAACGTGTTCGACCTGGGGATGCGCGCCTTCGTGAACGACGTGCAGGTGTCGCTGGGCAACGTGAAGGACATGAACTGGACCTTCGCGCAAATCCTCGAACGAGCCAGCTACGGCGTGACGCTGTTCCCGGGCGATGTCATCGGCTCCGGCACCTGCGGCACGGGGTGTTTCCTCGAGCTGAACGGCTCGAAGATCACGAAGGACCAGTGGCTGCGCCCCGGCGATCGCATCGCCTTGGAAATCGACGGCCTGGGCCGCCTCGAACACACGGTGGTCCTCGACGACGGCGCCTGCGTGATCGGGTAG
- a CDS encoding biopolymer transporter ExbD → MNQPPYAGSPGGLGPTSPGGGGTPPPRQPAASMAVYKRELRREIRRRALEPEINFLNITAMLDMMTIILVFLLKSMSAQTASIPQSSDLTIPKSILTTEASQQGVAVLVSKSWIVVDDNQVVPVPGDPTHGVEGRYKRGGPNDLYITELASRLQNWRDRDKQVRASTGKDPSGSEAIIIADKDTPYRLLVEVLFTLGQTEFNKFHLMVLQGSKK, encoded by the coding sequence GTGAACCAGCCGCCGTATGCCGGATCTCCTGGTGGATTGGGACCCACGTCGCCCGGTGGCGGTGGGACGCCGCCGCCGCGTCAGCCCGCGGCTTCGATGGCCGTGTACAAGCGCGAACTTCGTCGCGAGATCCGTCGCCGCGCGCTCGAGCCCGAGATCAACTTTCTGAACATCACCGCCATGCTCGACATGATGACCATCATTTTGGTCTTCTTGCTCAAGAGCATGAGCGCGCAGACGGCCTCGATTCCGCAGTCGTCGGACCTCACGATCCCGAAGAGCATTTTGACCACCGAGGCGTCGCAGCAAGGCGTGGCGGTGCTCGTGTCGAAGTCGTGGATCGTGGTGGACGACAACCAGGTGGTGCCGGTCCCGGGCGATCCGACCCACGGCGTCGAGGGCCGCTACAAGCGCGGCGGGCCGAACGATCTGTACATCACCGAGCTGGCGAGCCGTCTTCAGAACTGGCGCGACCGCGACAAGCAGGTCCGCGCGAGCACCGGCAAGGATCCGAGCGGCAGCGAAGCGATCATCATCGCCGACAAGGACACGCCGTACCGGCTCTTGGTCGAGGTGCTCTTCACCCTCGGCCAGACCGAGTTCAACAAGTTCCACCTGATGGTTCTTCAGGGCTCGAAGAAGTAG
- a CDS encoding alpha/beta fold hydrolase, which translates to MTPAIQNPFFPTHKKIAGAGHQLVCFPYAGGASLAYRTWETKLAPSIEVLAAELPGRGRRFREPPYQRLDALVPVLVDSMMKVLDGRPFSFFGHSMGGVIAFEVAHHLHRMGARLPSVLFLSARGTGERDNPIHHLSEPAFIAKLRGYSGTPEEVLANPELMELFLPTLRADFAIALASKGIATEGPLPIPIEAMGGTHDPHVPTEDLPKWAARTTGAFNSTVFPGGHFYIREAEDDVHRLIKARLSGVA; encoded by the coding sequence ATGACGCCCGCGATCCAGAACCCGTTCTTTCCGACCCACAAGAAAATTGCCGGTGCAGGCCATCAATTGGTCTGCTTTCCCTACGCTGGCGGAGCCTCCCTTGCGTACCGCACATGGGAAACCAAGCTCGCCCCGAGCATCGAGGTGCTCGCCGCGGAGCTACCCGGGCGCGGGCGCCGCTTTCGCGAGCCGCCGTACCAGCGGCTGGACGCGCTGGTTCCGGTGTTGGTGGATTCCATGATGAAGGTGCTCGACGGGCGGCCGTTCTCGTTTTTCGGGCACAGCATGGGTGGGGTCATCGCCTTCGAGGTCGCGCACCACCTGCACCGCATGGGCGCGCGGCTGCCGAGCGTCCTCTTCCTTTCGGCGCGCGGGACCGGCGAGCGCGACAATCCGATTCATCACTTGAGCGAGCCGGCCTTCATCGCGAAGCTGCGTGGCTACAGCGGCACGCCGGAGGAGGTCCTCGCCAACCCGGAGCTGATGGAGCTGTTTCTGCCCACGCTCCGTGCGGATTTCGCCATCGCGCTCGCGTCGAAGGGCATCGCGACCGAGGGGCCGCTGCCCATCCCCATCGAGGCCATGGGCGGCACCCACGACCCGCACGTACCGACGGAAGACCTGCCCAAATGGGCCGCTCGGACGACGGGCGCCTTCAACTCGACCGTGTTTCCCGGTGGGCACTTCTACATCCGCGAGGCGGAGGACGATGTCCATCGACTGATCAAAGCGCGGCTCTCCGGAGTGGCGTGA